In Bacillaceae bacterium S4-13-56, the sequence ACTCCCAATAGGTATCCACTTAACCCGCAGGCTTTTTCAAAGAAATAAACCAAATAACCAAATGTATAAGCATCTAATCGTGGAAGATGAACAATTAAGTTCGGTACTTGTCCATCGGTATGGGCAAGCATAGTTCCTTCATAGGCTTTTTGATTAACAAAATCAACAGTTTCACCAGCAAGATAATTCAATCCATCTAGATCCTGCTCATCTTCTTCAATTGTAATATTAGACTTTGGTTCTTCTACATGAAGAACGGTTTCAAACAAGTCTCGACGACCTTCTTGAACATATTGACCCAACGAGTGAAGGTCTGTTGAAAAATTAGCGGAAGATGGATAAATTCCTTTAAAATCTTTTCCTTCGCTTTCTCCAAATAATTGCTTCCACCATTCACCGAAATATTGAAGAGCCGGTTCGTAGTTAACCAACATTTCAATAGTCTTACCCTTGTTATACAAAATGTTTCTTACTGCTGCATATTGGTATGCAGGATTTTCTTCTAATTCAGAGGATTCTAGCTCTTTAACCGCAAGCTGAGCTCCTTCCATCATTTCATCAATGGAGATTCCACTTGCTGCGATTGACAATAAACCAACAGCTGTTAATACGGAATAACGTCCCCCTACATCATCAGGTATAATAAATGTTTCATATCCTTCTTCATCGGCAAGAGTTCTAAGAGCACCTTTAGCTTTATCCGTTGTAGCATAAATACGTTTTTTAGCTTCTTCTCTGCCATATTTGTCCTCCAAGTATTTACGGAAAATACGGAATGCTAATGCTGGCTCGGTAGTTGTCCCGGATTTAGAAATAACGTTTAAGGAAACATCCTTACCTTCTAGCACATCCTTTAATTCATTCATGTAAGTAGAGCTAATATTGTTTCCAACAAAATAAACTTCTGGAGTTTTACGTTGTCCTTTT encodes:
- a CDS encoding glucose-6-phosphate isomerase, translated to MTHIKFDYRKALSFFGEHELTYMRDAVKLAHHTLHEKTGAGNDYLGWIELPNDYNQEEFSRIKKAAKKIQSDSDVLLVIGIGGSYLGAKAALEMLHHSFYNVLKKGQRKTPEVYFVGNNISSTYMNELKDVLEGKDVSLNVISKSGTTTEPALAFRIFRKYLEDKYGREEAKKRIYATTDKAKGALRTLADEEGYETFIIPDDVGGRYSVLTAVGLLSIAASGISIDEMMEGAQLAVKELESSELEENPAYQYAAVRNILYNKGKTIEMLVNYEPALQYFGEWWKQLFGESEGKDFKGIYPSSANFSTDLHSLGQYVQEGRRDLFETVLHVEEPKSNITIEEDEQDLDGLNYLAGETVDFVNQKAYEGTMLAHTDGQVPNLIVHLPRLDAYTFGYLVYFFEKACGLSGYLLGVNPFDQPGVEAYKKNMFALLGKKGFEKEKEELEKRLNS